A region of Panthera uncia isolate 11264 chromosome D4, Puncia_PCG_1.0, whole genome shotgun sequence DNA encodes the following proteins:
- the LOC125926270 gene encoding E3 ubiquitin-protein ligase Topors-like: MPFDFSSDCDCPNCLESTQNESDWNPCFSKSSNDSFYPRSRKKSVFCSGVHCFASQCFSTRPENDTKDSGFLPSEEETYVESSQSNHLGLNPEGITRKIRPFRELTVQDLLREFGDSGKFLPNSMSVGHFRDQVVMKFRRALYYSGIWVTHVQGHRLEKHLSANYFKRNPGCLHRLVPWLKRELTAVYGDYGYTVKNILTTILQHMTEYDLDSESFIHLLEPYLQQHTHHFLHEFISFVHSPYNMETYDQRAIYQCPSVSPRVNKKSIASASVLPLSKDQALLASQHRNTRGQWNNEQKPLSGLRQFPNGNSSLKKLEIPLLHQKTTSKTHAWVEDKPESGDHKGTTSTNNIILDCPTPREMGPGLLNCKKKVQERKMEGIKLISGNVQDLGKSDTTAHTFSSLEIFNQGQSCQCSLKEGSILSPDQQIHFQEKEAEKNKHSDSPPKIFQRRLPRERSLLSYKSRKRDPSWSCISETALSSKRNSRKLRSFKKKRLKGKQSSQFKEAGSHFSRRVQRQSQSNTHRSKSWCVGLTKRSLSRESSNPSLKGSNRSECFTQNICCVCSKVKNVHSYESNYGRPSSTTVQHVKFPSTAGKRPKCSSKCESTSEAESPCNSFICLQIEKHRSPSKQEMKQKTAFPRAGKTRAVTHRKNKCQCPDIRTTKEVSEVRDLNDIRQRSSLSECAPSCRKPIQKKKNSSLQKCHLAMNERKGDKVLETDGCKLF, from the coding sequence ATGCCATTTGATTTCTCATCTGACTGTGATTGTCCTAACTGCTTGGAGAGTACTCAGAATGAGTCTGATTGGAATCCCTGTTTCAGCAAGAGTAGTAATGACTCTTTTTACCcaagatcaagaaaaaaatccgTGTTTTGTTCTGGTGTGCATTGCTTTGCTTCTCAGTGTTTTTCCACCAGGCCAGAGAATGACACCAAAGACTCAGGGTTTCTTCCCTCGGAGGAGGAAACCTATGTGGAGTCTTCTCAAAGCAATCATCTCGGTCTGAACCCTGAGGGCATTACAAGGAAAATCAGACCATTCAGAGAATTGACTGTCCAAGATTTACTGAGGGAGTTTGGGGATAGCGGGAAGTTCCTGCCAAACTCCATGTCCGTAGGCCACTTTAGAGATCAAGTGGTAATGAAGTTCAGAAGAGCTTTGTATTATTCTGGAATTTGGGTGACACATGTCCAAGGCCACAGACTTGAAAAGCACTTATCAGCTAATTATTTCAAGAGAAACCCTGGTTGTCTACACCGACTGGTCCCCTGGCTGAAACGGGAATTAACAGCTGTTTATGGAGACTATGGCTATACAGTGAAGAATATTCTAACCACCATTCTCCAACACATGACAGAATATGATCTGGACAGTGAGTCCTTCATTCATCTCCTGGAACCTTATCTACAACAACACACCCACCATTTCCTGCAtgagtttatcagttttgttcatTCACCTTATAACATGGAGACCTATGACCAACGAGCCATCTATCAATGTCCTTCTGTTTCACCAAGGGTAAATAAGAAGTCCATAGCATCAGCTTCTGTTTTGCCTTTGTCTAAGGATCAGGCTCTACTGGCATCTCAACATAGAAACACCCGGGGCCAATGGAATAATGAGCAGAAGCCTCTGTCAGGCTTGAGACAGTTTCCAAATGGTAACTCTTCCTTGAAGAAATTGGAAATCCCATTACTCCATCAAAAAACAACAAGCAAAACCCATGCTTGGGTTGAAGACAAACCAGAATCAGGTGATCACAAAGGTACAACTTCTACTAACAATATAATCTTGGATTGCCCTACACCAAGGGAAATGGGCCCAGGCTTACTGAATtgcaaaaaaaaagttcaagagaggaaaatggaaggGATAAAGTTGATTTCTGGTAATGTCCAGGATCTGGGAAAGAGTGACACAACTGCACATACCTTCAGTTCCCTGGAAATTTTTAATCAGGGGCAGTCATGTCAGTGCAGTCTAAAAGAAGGAAGTATTTTGAGCCCGGACCAGCAGATCCATTTCcaggaaaaagaagcagaaaagaataaacaCTCAGATTCACCACCAaagatttttcaaagaagattGCCGAGAGAAAGATCCTTGTTAAGTTACAAATCTAGAAAGAGGGACCCGTCTTGGAGTTGCATTTCAGAAACTGCCCTTTCTTCTAAGAGAAACAGTAGGAAGCTGAGATCTTTCAAAAAGAAGAGGTTGAAGGGCAAACAGTCCTCCCAATTTAAAGAAGCTGGTTCACATTTCAGTAGAAGAGTCCAAAGACAATCACAGTCCAATACTCACAGATCCAAATCTTGGTGTGTTGGGCTTACAAAGAGATCTTTAAGCAGAGAATCAAGTAATCCCTCTCTGAAAGGAAGTAACAGAAGTGAATGCTTCACTCAAAATATATGCTGTGTGTGCTCAAAAGTGAAGAATGTGCATAGTTATGAATCAAACTATGGGAGACCATCTTCAACCACAGTTCAACATGTGAAATTTCCTTCAACTGCTGGGAAGAGACCCAAGTGTTCTTCTAAATGTGAGAGTACTTCTGAAGCTGAAAGCCCCTGTAACAGTTTCATATGCCTACAGATTGAGAAACACAGGTCTCCAAGTAAACAAGAGATGAAGCAAAAAACTGCATTTCCTAGAGCTGGCAAAACTAGAGCAGTtacacacagaaaaaacaaatgcCAGTGTCCAGATATAAGAACCACAAAGGAAGTCAGTGAAGTGAGGGATCTGAATGACATAAGGCAAAGGAGTAGTCTTTCTGAGTGTGCACCTTCTTGCAGGAAGccaatccaaaagaaaaagaattcaagcCTTCAGAAATGTCACCTGGCCATGAATGAACGTAAAGGAGACAAAGTATTAGAAACAGATGGGTGCAAATTGTTTTGA